One Cyclopterus lumpus isolate fCycLum1 chromosome 7, fCycLum1.pri, whole genome shotgun sequence DNA window includes the following coding sequences:
- the ncoa6 gene encoding nuclear receptor coactivator 6 isoform X2 → MAHRCTPPLPSQGTEHLEPDNDSDRDSGVGEDADSCHGGAEEEEEEEEGVNKQSGTEENEGEGSAVFIAFQGNMEDEDFSQKLESILSGIPNMLHMGSGRLRPRHVEPWNSVRVTFNIPRDAAERLRLLAQNNQQQLRDLGILSVQIEGEGAINVAVGPNRGQEVRVNGPIGAPGQMRMDVGFPGQPGPGGVRMANPAMVPPGPGMAGQAMLPGGSGQMHPRVQRPSSQTDIMDPMMPGMSVQQLQHQQAGPHVSGPMPPQAAHHMQALQGGRPLNPVALQQLQQQHHQQQQQQQQQQQQQQQQQQQQQQQQQQQQQQVQQQQQQQQQAQLSQLGPRPPFNPSGQMAVPPGWNQLPSGVLQPPAAQGGPAWRKPPPQAQMVPRPPSLAAVQTPSHPPPPYPFGSQQTGQVFNAMGQLQQQQTGVGQFAAPQLKGLQACPGGVAGPVRPPPPLPPTSGTQGNLTAKSPGSSSSPFQQGSPGTPPMMVQRPTTPQGFPQGVGSPGRAALGQQGFMGMPQHGQPGAQGHPGMPKRPMGFPNPNFVQGQVSAGTPGTPVGGASQQLQGSQAMTHTGAPPPASAPNSMQGPPHVQPNVMGVQSGMPGLPPGTTAGPSMGQQPGLQTQMMGLQHQAQPVSSSPSQKLQGQGGGQTVLSRPLSQGQRGGMTPPKQMMPQQGQGVMHGQGQMVGGQGHQAMLLQQQQQQQQQQQQNSMMEQMVANQMQGNKQAFGGKIPAGVMPGQMMRGPAPNVPGNMAQFQGQVGPQQMTPQQQQQQQQQQQQQQQMAQLQQQQQLQQQQHQLQQQQLQQQQQQQQQQQHQQMNQQQQQPQQVPIAGNPNQAMGMHGQQMRLPAGHPLIQQQLQQQQLQQQQKQQQQAMLLQQQQQQQQQQQQAAQQHPHPLGDPNSGTGDLGVQQMVPDMQAQQGMMGGPQHMQMGNGHFAGHGMNFNPQFQGQMPMAGACVQPGGFPVSKDVTLTSPLLVNLLQSDISASQFGPGGKQGAAGGNQAKPKKKKPARKKKPKEGDGQQQAEGLGGLDGAAGLEDSELPNLGSEPSLGLDNPGQKLPEFANRPAGFPGQPGDQRVLQQVPMQFMQQQQQQQQQQQQQQQQMQHMQQQQMQQQQQQMQQQQQMQQQMQQQQQIQQQQQQLQQQQQIQQQQQMQQMQQMQGLQNNQGQQVMPGPQTPGQGPPQMHPHQLQQQQQQQQQQQLQQQQQPQQPHLLQQQQQQQQQQQMMMMLKMQQEQVKNRMAVPPGGQIPPRGMGNPPEVQRLPVSQQSNMPVMISLPGHGGVPPSPDKARGMPLMVNPQLAGAARRMSHPDVGQGPQGTGSEETIVGAHPKQPGGPDVGAQHPGNGTQQMMANQASNAHMMKQGPGPPPMPQHTGAGPQQQQLSGQPQQGGPMPGLHYPNVPTTSQSSRPKTPNRASPRPYHHPLTPTNRPPSTEPSEINLSPERLNASIAGLFPPKINIPLPPRQPNLNRGFDQQGLNPTTLKAIGQAPPSLTLPGNNGSVGGNNSQQPFSTGAGVGGAGAKQDKQPGGQAKRASPSNSRRSSPASSRKSATPSPGRQKGTKMPINCPPPQQQLVNPQGQTMMLSPNSVPPNPVSLPSQVSGAVEAQQTHSPFHVMQGNAAEGAGKGMTIPVPEQRQMPQHQPQPQPLRELSAPRMAGPRFPLPQQTKPDLELKAGAVDRLPAPTAPAQDSGASPTLRPAPTSLNQLLDNSGIANMPPRPAASSTVRDVMGKDSPKSALDPERPLHGNSQSTDASAAVATAVATAVATAVATAVNVSEAKPKPAVPIPTVSSSHPSTNVTSITTPSLSQNPISSIGVHPSPNVKPTPTIGPILGTIATTSGSPNPVTSGQSGPVLTVGTSSNSGSAPKPSSSLKPVTSVHSVIQIPAPSNAISPNQITVFVTSNPITLPPPPQAPTSMASTMVAVPNKNIRPQDIRQQAPVPRPPQFTTPVFINPIFQVPGASVAPNTTMVSGSVTMVGPIQVSAANIQLSPAPSSTQSSGANMTSTQPTRSAVGHVQIATSVSSSVPVGTTTAPQQITPGAPKTENPVEVVSAQKPSPPVRQPSPHPNPSASSPFQAPLASPPPPPPPLCSSPVAANGIRKSPMSPPPTAQVKGKPAQAAAAVSGLADSQQSPVERPAQGPTGAGPPQVFHPPASPAIQIEAPAPQTSAAAAVSNNVTPPAVSSPTPAPGQVTPPTQIVTQDPASVSNQAQTVTSQAPTVTAVGTTTGVSSAPLLSTVASVQSPVPSVVPIVAGPGPALEVAPTTSPPVANPSGVPPAQPKLPAVEPPTLPAAASVETTQTTPVPIQQVPPSQEPAASEKTDGQRKERRPST, encoded by the exons ATGGCGCATCGGTGTACCCCGCCTTTGCCGTCCCAGGGGACCGAGCACCTGGAACCGGATAACGATTCCGACCGGGACTCTGGCGTCGGGGAGGACGCCGACAGTTGCCATGGAGGCgccgaggaagaagaggaggaggaggagggagtcaACAAGCAAAGTGGCACGGAGGAAAACGAAGGGGAGGGCTCTGCCGTGTTTATTGCCTTCCAGGGGAATATGGAGGACGAGGACTTCTCTCAGAAACTCGAGTCTATTCTCAGCGGGATACCCAACATGCTCCATATGG GCTCCGGGAGGCTGCGTCCGCGGCACGTGGAGCCGTGGAACAGCGTGCGGGTCACCTTCAACATTCCCCGGGACGCCGCCGAGCGCCTGAGGCTGTTGGCCCAGAAcaaccagcagcagctcagagacCTCGGCATCCTCTCCGTGCAGAtcgaag gggaAGGGGCCATCAACGTGGCCGTGGGACCAAACAGGGGACAAGAAGTCCGAGTAAACGGACCAATCGGAGCGCCGGGCCAGATGAGAATGGATGTCGGCTTTCCAGGTCAGCCGGGTCCAG GAGGGGTAAGGATGGCTAACCCGGCGATGGTTCCCCCTGGGCCCGGCATGGCGGGTCAGGCCATGCTGCCGGGCGGCAGTGGACAGATGCACCCTCGTGTTCAGAGACCATCTTCACAGACAG ATATTATGGACCCAATGATGCCGGGTATGTCGGTGCAGCAGCTTCAGCACCAACAGGCGGGTCCTCATGTCTCGGGCCCGATGCCTCCTCAGGCCGCCCATCACATGCAGGCTCTGCAGGGCGGGAGGCCGCTCAACCCCGTCGCcctgcagcagcttcagcagcaacatcaccagcagcagcagcagcaacagcaacagcagcagcaacaacaacagcagcaacaacaacaacaacaacaacaacaacagcagcagcagcaggtccagcagcagcaacaacagcaacagcaagcTCAGCTGTCTCAGCTTGGACCGAGACCTCCGTTCAACCCGTCGGGCCAGATGGCGGTGCCTCCTGGCTGGAACCAGCTACCCTCCGGGGTCCTCCAGCCTCCAGCGGCCCAAGGAGGCCCTGCCTGGAGAAAGCCCCCGCCCCAAGCTCAAATGGTTCCGcgtcctccctctctcgccGCGGTTCAGACCCCCAGCCACCCTCCGCCCCCTTACCCGTTTGGCAGCCAGCAGACGGGGCAGGTGTTCAACGCCATGGGGcagttgcagcagcagcagacgggCGTGGGTCAGTTTGCCGCCCCCCAGCTGAAAGGCCTGCAGGCTTGCCCCGGTGGTGTCGCCGGACCGGTCCGGCCCCCTCCGCCCCTTCCACCGACTTCGGGAACGCAGGGCAACCTCACCGCCAAGTCCCCCggctcctcctcgtctcctttccAGCAGGGTTCGCCGGGGACTCCTCCCATGATGGTTCAGAGACCGACGACTCCGCAGGGTTTCCCCCAGGGCGTCGGGTCACCGGGAAGAGCTGCCCTCGGGCAACAGGGTTTCATGGGAATGCCCCAACACGGACAGCCTGGGGCCCAAGGTCACCCAG GCATGCCGAAGCGTCCGATGGGCTTCCCCAACCCGAACTTTGTCCAAGGTCAGGTGAGTGCCGGCACTCCAGGAACCCCTGTGGGCGGAGCCAGCCAGCAGCTCCAGGGCAGCCAGGCGATGACTcacacag GAGCTCCGCCGCCGGCCTCCGCACCAAATTCCATGCAGGGTCCTCCCCATGTCCAGCCCAATGTTATGGGTGTGCAGAGCGGCATGCCAGGTCTGCCCCCTGGTACGACCGCCGGGCCCAGTATGGGCCAGCAGCCCGGCCTCCAGACCCAGATGATGGGCCTCCAGCATCAGGCCCAGCCCGTGTCTTCCTCCCCCAGCCAGAAGCTTCAGGGCCAGGGTGGCGGTCAGACTGTCCTCTCAAGGCCCCTCAGTCAAGGGCAGAGGGGAGGGATGACCCCACCCAAGCAAATGATGCCTCAGCAAGGCCAGGGAGTGATGCATGGGCAGGGTCAGATGGTTGGAGGCCAAGGGCACCAGGCCATGCTtctacagcagcaacaacaacaacaacaacaacagcaacaaaactCCATGATGGAACAAATGGTTGCCAACCAGATGCAAGGCAACAAGCAGGCATTTGGCGGCAAGATTCCAGCTGGAGTCATGCCAGGCCAGATGATGCGTGGCCCTGCTCCAAACGTTCCTGGTAACATGGCTCAGTTCCAGGGCCAAGTTGGCCCGCAGCAGATGaccccacaacaacaacaacaacagcagcagcagcagcagcagcagcagcaaatggCTCAActccagcaacagcagcagttacaacagcagcagcaccagttgcagcagcagcagcttcaacagcagcagcaacaacaacaacaacaacaacaccagcagatgaaccagcagcagcagcagccccagCAGGTTCCTATTGCCGGCAATCCAAATCAAGCGATGGGCATGCACGGGCAACAGATGAGGCTGCCTGCTGGTCATCCTCTTATCCAACAACAGTTGCAACAGCAGcagttgcagcagcagcagaaacaacagcaacaggccatgttgttgcagcagcaacaacaacagcagcagcagcagcaacaggcaGCTCAACAGCACCCGCATCCTTTGGGAGATCCTAATAGTGGGACAGGGGACCTGGGGGTCCAACAGATGGTCCCTGATATGCAGGCGCAGCAAGGCATGATGGGAGGCCCTCAGCACATGCAGATGGGGAACGGCCACTTTGCAGGTCACGGCATGAACTTCAACCCCCAGTTCCAAGGTCAAATGCCGATGGCGGGCGCCTGCGTGCAGCCGGGAGGCTTTCCCGTCAGCAAGGACGTCACTCTGACGAGCCCGCTGCTGGTCAACCTGCTGCAGAGCGACATCTCAGCCAGCCAGTTTGGGCCCGGAGGCAAACagggagcagctggaggaaaccaggccaaacccaagaagaagaaaccggCACGAAAGAAGAAGCCCAAAGAGGGAGACGGGCAGCAGCAAGCGGAGGGACTCGG tGGTCTCGATGGGGCTGCCGGCCTGGAGGATTCAGAACTGCCAAACCTGGGCAGTGAACCGAGTTTGGGTTTAGACAACCCTGGTCAGAAACTCCCTGAGTTCGCCAACAGGCCAGCGG GCTTTCCTGGCCAGCCTGGAGACCAGAGAGTATTACAGCAGGTACCAATGCAAttcatgcagcagcagcagcagcaacaacagcagcaacaacaacaacaacaacaaatgcagcacatgcaacagcagcagatgcagcagcaacaacaacaaatgcagcagcagcaacaaatgcaacaacaaatgcagcagcagcagcaaatacagcaacagcagcaacaattacaacaacaacagcagatacagcaacagcagcagatgCAACAGATGCAACAGATGCAGGGTCTCCAGAATAATCAAGGGCAGCAGGTGATGCCGGGGCCGCAGACTCCGGGTCAAGGTCCACCCCAGATGCACCctcaccagctgcagcagcagcaacaacaacaacagcagcagcaactgcagcagcagcagcagcctcaacAGCCACACCTGCTACAacag caacaacaacaacaacaacagcagcagatgatgatgatgctgaagATGCAGCAGGAACAGGTGAAGAATCGCATGGCCGTCCCTCCAGGAGGGCAGATCCCTCCTCGGGGAATGGGCAATCCACCTGAGGTGCAGAGGCTCCCCGTCTCGCAGCAAAGCAACATGCCGGTGATGATCAGCCTTCCAGGACACGGGGGCGTACCGCCGTCCCCTGACAAAGCAAGAGGGATGCCCCTGATGGTGAACCCTCAG CTTGCAGGAGCTGCGCGAAGAATGTCCCACCCTGACGTCGGGCAGGGTCCTCAAGGCACTGGATCTGAAGAAACCATTGTGGGGGCTCACCCAAAGCAGCCCGGCGGCCCAGACGTTGGGGCGCAGCATCCTGGGAATGGGACCCAACAAATGATGGCCAATCAGGCCTCCAACGCTCACATGATGAAGCAAGGCCCTGGTCCGCCGCCAATGCCCCAGCACACCGGAGCCGgtccccagcagcagcagttatcTGGTCAGCCTCAGCAAGGGGGCCCCATGCCGGGCCTTCATTACCCCAATGTGCCCACAACCTCACAGAGCTCCAGGCCCAAAACCCCCAACAGAGCCAGCCCCAGGCCATACCACCATCCCCTTACCCCGACTAATCGCCCACCCAGTACCGAACCCTCCGAAATCAACCTTTCACCCGAGAGGCTCAATGCCTCTATTGCAGGACTGTTCCCTCCCAAAATCAACATTCCTCTGCCTCCCAGGCAGCCTAACCTCAATAGGGGATTTGATCAGCAAGGTCTTAACCCGACCACTCTGAAAGCCATCGGGCAGGCCCCTCCTAGCTTAACTTTACCAGGCAACAACGGCAGTGTGGGTGGAAACAACAGCCAGCAGCCTTTCTCTACTGGCGCTGGAGTAGGAGGTGCAGGCGCTAAACAGGACAAGCAGCCTGGAGGGCAGGCGAAGAGGGCAAGTCCCAGCAATAGCCGGAGGTCAAGTCCAGCCTCCAGCCGTAAGTCGGCCACCCCAAGTCCAGGGAGACAAAAGGGGACAAAGATGCCCATCAACTGCCCTCCCCCCCAGCAGCAGTTGGTCAACCCTCAGGGGCAGACCATGATGCTAAGCCCTAACTCGGTGCCCCCAAATCCAGTATCTCTGCCGTCACAGGTGAGCGGGGCCGTGGAGGCCCAGCAGACCCACAGTCCCTTCCACGTGATGCAAGGTAACGCCGCTGAGGGGGCCGGTAAGGGAATGACGATACCGGTGCCAGAGCAGCGTCAGATGCCTCAACACCAGCCACAGCCACAGCCTTTGAGGGAGTTGTCGGCTCCCAGGATGGCAGGTCCTCGTTTCCCGTTGCCTCAGCAAACCAAACCGGACTTGGAACTGAAGGCTGGCGCGGTTGATAGGCTCCCGGCACCAACGGCACCTGCGCAGGACTCCGGGGCCTCGCCCACTCTCCGGCCAGCGCCAACCTCCCTGAACCAGTTGCTGGATAACTCGGGCATTGCAAACATGCCTCCACGGCCGGCGGCGAGTAGCACAGTCAGGGATGTCATGGGAAAGGATAGCCCCAAGTCTGCTTTGGACCCAGAGAGACCGCTCCACGGTAACTCCCAGAGCACAGACGCGTCGGCCGCTGTCGCTACCGCTGTCGCTACCGCTGTCGCTACCGCTGTCGCTACCGCTGTCAATGTATCGGAAGCTAAACCCAAACCTGCTGTCCCAATCCCTACCGTTTCCAGCTCGCACCCCAGCACTAACGTGACCTCTATCACGACCCCCAGCCTTAGCCAGAACCCCATCTCAAGTATCGGTGTGCATCCCAGTCCAAATGTAAAACCAACGCCTACCATCGGCCCCATCCTCGGTACTATTGCCACCACGAGTGGAAGCCCCAACCCGGTCACTTCCGGTCAAAGCGGTCCCGTCTTGACTGTCGGTACCAGTTCTAACTCCGGCTCGGCTCCGAAACCGAGCTCGAGTCTTAAACCTGTGACGAGCGTTCACTCGGTCATACAGATCCCTGCCCCTTCAAACGCAATTTCACCCAATCAGATTACTGTGTTTGTCACCTCTAACCCCATAacccttccccctcctccccaggCGCCCACATCTATGGCCTCCACCATGGTGGCTGTCCCCAACAAGAACATTAGGCCTCAGGACATCCGGCAGCAGGCCCCTGTCCCCCGCCCTCCTCAGTTTACCACCCCTGTATTTATCAACCCAATTTTCCAGGTCCCAGGTGCATCCGTGGCTCCCAATACGACAATGGTATCGGGGTCGGTCACCATGGTGGGGCCTATCCAAGTGTCCGCTGCGAACATCCAACTTTCCCCCGCCCCGAGCTCCACCCAGTCCTCTGGGGCGAACATGACCAGCACTCAGCCGACCAGAAGTGCTGTTGGACACGTCCAGATTGCCACCAGTGTGTCCTCATCTGTCCCTGTTGGTACTACCACTGCCCCTCAGCAAATTACGCCGGGGGCTCCCAAAACAGAAAATCCAGTTGAGGTGGTGTCTGCTCAGAAACCTAGTCCCCCAGTGCGGCAGCCATCTCCCCATCCAAACCCTTCGGCATCATCTCCCTTCCAGGCACCCTTGGcttctcctccgcctcctcctccacctctatGCTCTAGTCCTGTGGCTGCTAACGGCATCCGAAAGAGCCCCATGTCGCCACCCCCCACCGCCCAAGTGAAAGGTAAACCTGCACAGGCGGCTGCGGCCGTTTCTGGTCTGGCTGACTCCCAGCAGAGTCCTGTAGAAAGGCCTGCGCAGGGGCCCACCGGAGCTGGGCCACCACAGGTCTTTCATCCGCCTGCGAGTCCCGCCATCCAGATTGAAGCACCAGCTCCCCAAaccagtgctgctgctgctgtttcgAACAACGTGACTCCGCCTGCTGTCTCCTCTCCAACCCCGGCTCCCGGCCAAGTGACTCCTCCAACTCAGATTGTCACCCAGGATCCAGCTTCAGTCTCAAACCAGGCCCAGACTGTAACTTCTCAAGCTCCCACGGTCACTGCGGTCGGTACCACCACTGGTGTCTCGTCTGCTCCTTTGCTCTCTACGGTTGCTTCCGTGCAGAGTCCCGTACCGTCCGTTGTTCCAATTGTCGCTGGACCTGGACCCGCTCTGGAGGTTGCCCCCACCACATCTCCTCCAGTTGCAAACCCCAGCGGTGTTCCACCGGCTCAGCCTAAGCTCCCAGCTGTGGAGCCCCCCACGCTACCAGCTGCTGCATCTGTAGAAACCACTCAGACCAccccag TACCCATTCAACAAGTCCCACCGTCCCAGGAACCTGCTGCCAGTGAGAAGACGG ATgggcaaagaaaagaaagacgcCCGTCAACTTAG